In the genome of Myxococcus stipitatus, one region contains:
- a CDS encoding fibronectin type III domain-containing protein, which translates to MAPRWSSLITWMCGPSLCLLLGCGAPASPEETASTQASQALADTEPPPIPTGLSVTAANAGVIVTWDPSPATDLKDYALRYRVVGQTTYSYKWGVGQPPVTLAGLSNGVTYSFELKAQDTSGNASAYCAPVEASPTPTGADVTPPSVPSQLAASPGDGVLLLSWTPNPETDLRRYTVKYRVAGASTYSYRYNLTQPLVTLTGLVNGTAYELMVKAEDVSGNTSAYSTSVTATPAATPPQCPTFGAPVNLTPHNVTVLTDASGLAASRQQANVVWTHNDRCGASGGTCVEHVYALSTVDGHYLGTYVLSNNLNLDWEDMAMGPGPVSGVDYLYVGRIGDNNGNPAVKEIVRFPEPTASATQTPTTVSVSGVEHFPFTYPGGVSPNAEAMFVDTQGDIYIVTKVPSGHSQVYRYSAPLNPPGVSRLLELVAELDFLPTSTAEEDRVVTGGAISPDGDEILLKTYTHTFLWKRQPGQSVVAALLGGRCEVTNPGYSEALTFAPSSGAFFSLGEGNTKALKRVPRL; encoded by the coding sequence GTGGCACCTCGTTGGTCATCGCTCATCACCTGGATGTGTGGCCCGTCCCTGTGTCTCCTTCTCGGATGCGGAGCCCCAGCCTCGCCCGAGGAGACCGCATCGACACAAGCAAGCCAGGCGCTCGCCGACACCGAGCCTCCGCCGATTCCCACCGGCTTGAGTGTCACCGCCGCGAACGCGGGCGTCATCGTGACGTGGGACCCGAGTCCAGCGACCGACCTCAAGGACTACGCCCTCCGCTATCGCGTGGTGGGCCAGACGACGTACTCCTACAAATGGGGCGTGGGTCAGCCGCCCGTGACACTCGCGGGCCTGTCGAACGGCGTGACGTATTCCTTCGAGCTGAAGGCCCAGGACACGTCGGGCAATGCCTCCGCCTATTGCGCGCCCGTCGAGGCCTCACCGACGCCCACGGGTGCGGATGTGACGCCTCCGTCGGTGCCTTCGCAGCTGGCGGCGTCCCCAGGAGACGGAGTGCTCCTGCTGTCGTGGACTCCGAATCCCGAGACGGACCTCCGCCGGTACACCGTGAAGTACCGCGTCGCGGGCGCATCGACGTACAGCTATCGCTACAACCTCACCCAGCCGCTGGTGACCCTCACCGGGCTGGTCAACGGCACGGCCTACGAGCTGATGGTGAAGGCCGAGGACGTGTCTGGAAACACCTCCGCGTATTCCACCTCCGTCACCGCGACGCCCGCCGCGACCCCGCCGCAATGTCCGACCTTCGGCGCGCCGGTCAACCTGACGCCGCACAACGTGACGGTCCTCACGGATGCGTCGGGCCTGGCGGCCAGCCGGCAGCAAGCCAACGTCGTCTGGACCCACAACGACCGATGCGGCGCCAGCGGCGGCACCTGCGTGGAGCACGTCTACGCCCTCAGCACCGTGGACGGTCACTACCTGGGGACCTACGTGCTCTCCAACAACCTGAACCTCGACTGGGAGGACATGGCCATGGGGCCCGGCCCGGTGAGCGGGGTGGACTACCTCTACGTGGGGCGCATCGGCGACAACAACGGCAATCCCGCGGTGAAGGAGATTGTTCGCTTCCCCGAGCCCACCGCCAGCGCCACCCAGACGCCCACGACGGTGTCGGTCAGCGGAGTGGAGCACTTCCCGTTCACCTATCCCGGAGGCGTGTCCCCCAACGCGGAGGCGATGTTCGTGGACACCCAGGGCGACATCTACATCGTGACCAAGGTCCCCAGCGGCCACTCCCAGGTGTATCGCTATTCCGCGCCGCTGAACCCACCGGGCGTGAGCCGGCTGCTGGAGCTGGTGGCGGAGCTCGACTTCCTGCCGACCTCCACGGCCGAGGAGGACCGCGTCGTCACCGGCGGCGCCATCTCCCCGGACGGCGACGAGATCCTCCTCAAGACGTATACCCACACCTTCCTGTGGAAGCGGCAGCCGGGCCAGAGCGTCGTGGCCGCGCTGCTGGGAGGCCGGTGTGAGGTGACGAACCCCGGCTACTCGGAGGCGCTGACCTTCGCTCCGAGCAGCGGCGCGTTCTTCTCGCTGGGAGAGGGGAACACGAAGGCCCTCAAGCGGGTGCCTCGCCTGTAA